The following are encoded in a window of Ignicoccus islandicus DSM 13165 genomic DNA:
- a CDS encoding methyltransferase domain-containing protein, whose translation MKKLVPYIASPVKTAEKIVELAKVTPNDVLIDLGSGDGRIVVLTSKLSGCKGIGVEIDSALVAISRKKASEYGVSNRVEFIEGDFTEVDLSVATVIYLYIYYDVIRDYLVRKLEKEVKDGTRIVTLEIPIPNWMPIARRGFQDENGVVRTLYLYVKGVSDPSSWNNDELNEEWMEAFRKRLRGIAN comes from the coding sequence TTGAAGAAGTTGGTTCCGTACATCGCTAGTCCAGTAAAAACGGCAGAGAAGATAGTAGAACTCGCCAAAGTAACGCCCAACGATGTACTGATTGACCTAGGCTCGGGAGATGGGAGGATAGTTGTATTGACCTCCAAGCTAAGCGGGTGTAAGGGAATTGGAGTTGAAATCGATAGCGCATTGGTGGCGATTTCGAGGAAGAAGGCATCCGAATACGGCGTTTCGAACAGAGTGGAGTTTATTGAAGGTGACTTCACTGAGGTGGATTTATCCGTAGCTACAGTCATATACCTTTACATATACTACGATGTCATTAGAGACTATTTAGTAAGGAAGCTAGAGAAAGAAGTTAAGGACGGCACTCGAATAGTAACGCTTGAGATACCTATTCCTAACTGGATGCCTATTGCTAGAAGAGGATTCCAAGACGAGAACGGAGTTGTGAGAACTCTTTACCTATACGTGAAAGGCGTTTCAGATCCGTCATCTTGGAATAACGACGAGCTTAACGAGGAATGGATGGAAGCGTTCAGAAAACGCCTTAGAGGAATAGCTAATTGA